From the genome of Rhinatrema bivittatum unplaced genomic scaffold, aRhiBiv1.1, whole genome shotgun sequence, one region includes:
- the BAG6 gene encoding large proline-rich protein BAG6 isoform X2 has product MGSVCMRICPVFLAGDWEGAGELAHSAMADPENIQVTVKTLDSQTRSFTVEAEITVSEFKEHIAGAVNIPTEKQRLIYQGRVLQDEKKMKEYNVDGKVIHLVERAPPQTQSASGGTSGAGTSASHNGGPRGSGSAVHDRNANSYVMVGTFNLPQSVQQVMSGLGEAAGRNARVTATTGSEPRVRLVMAQRMLRDIQGILSRLEGSGNAPLSETDPRDPETPATEGADSMETGEGGGAPPGEEAAAAATPGAEPAGEGEPGSTTSTETTAPNHPAPSEYCEVLLELRRVEEQLNPHMLRFQEILSSATNTDYNNNTEGREEDQRLINLVGECLRLLGNTFVALSDLRCNLSSSTPRHLHVVRPMSHYTAPMVVQQAAIPIQINVGTTVTMTGNGARASQTTAPPAGPEEQAASQTTPGEMGAATPSPAGVSPEGQGPAPSQASHPRVIRITHQTVEPLMMMHMNLQDSSSPSGGTGSAPSGTTGHGGAASVQMPSLPPEFMQAISHQITQQALAAAASAATGQQVPNFQAGPTRVVFSRPPPPNVRHGHPPGAPQPPGAAAAGVGGNASLAQMISGLVGQLLMQPVLVAQGASSSSSPSSSFSSSSSSSTSSQPTTSTSVTSTDTSSSGSDTTPPSAPLLPPPSAELQFSQLLGNILGAAGSGMAGVAGMGAPTITVAMPGAPAFLQGMTEFLQGAQTVLTPQPPPPPPPPPPPPPPLPPQNDAAPPSQQQQPPPPPLTAAPASTLQQQQPPPPAPRVERGGPADTLAPEFFTSVVQGVLSSMMGSLSAQQGSTESIADFIQRLSGSSNIFEPGADGALGFFGDLLSLICQNFSMVDMVMLLHGQFQPLQRIQPQLNRFFREEFLHNQEPTEQNTRAATANLISGLEEYIRESFASVQVREGVDITRSNLEFLQDLFHRLATHILHCTDVTFGHRLLELCNQGLFECLALNLYCLRGEQAALTAVISDRIRRMSADVNPSLVNWLTTMMGLRLHEVLEHMPVTEEQILHYVRRTSESQELPVQDEQMEEHPAELTMEETERENSSASPAPATTAEEAMCAQQQQPVPLEVERPLREEAEAEPWVAAVPPEWVPVIRQDIQNQRKMKQQPPLSDAYLTGMPAKRRKTMQGDGPQLLLSEAVNKAAKAAGAKPVTSAESLTQDLEDPEVQGSYREQLRLDIQRRVREDPSYSAQRFPNTHRAFDEDF; this is encoded by the exons ATGGGCTCGGTGTGCATGCGTATCTGCCCCGTTTTTTTAGCAGGTGACTGG gaaggagcaggagagcTTGCGCACTCAGCCATGGCGGACCCTGAAAATATTCAGGTGACAGTGAAAACTCTGGACTCCCAGACCAGAAGCTTCACGGTGGAGGCGGAG ATCACGGTGAGCGAGTTCAAAGAGCACATTGCAGGAGCGGTGAATATTCCCACAGAGAAACAGCGGCTCATATACCAGGGACGCGTGCTGCAGGATGAGAAGAAGATGAAAGAGTACA ATGTGGATGGTAAAGTTATTCACCTGGTGGAACGGGCGCCCCCTCAGACACAGTCCGCCTCCGGGGGCACATCAGGGGCTGGAACGTCGGCGTCGCACAACGGAGGCCCGCGCGGGTCGGGCTCGGCGGTGCACGACCGGAATGCTAACAGCTACGTCATGGTGGGGACCTTCAACTTACCG CAGTCGGTTCAGCAGGTGATGTCGGGGCTGGGAGAGGCGGCCGGGCGAAACGCACGCGTCACAGCTACCACCGGG AGCGAGCCCCGGGTGCGGCTGGTGATGGCTCAGCGCATGCTGCGTGATATTCAGGGGATCCTCAGCAGGCTGGAg GGATCTGGAAATGCACCACTGTCTGAGACTGACCCCCGGGACCCTGAGACCCCTGCAACCGAAGGAGCAGATTCCATGGAAACGGGGGAGGGAGGTGGTGCCCCTCccggggaggaggctgctgctgctgccaccccagGGGCAGAACCTGCCGGCGAGGGGGAGCCGGGCAGTACCACCTCAACAGAGACAACAGCACCAAA TCACCCGGCCCCCTCGGAGTACTGCGAGGTGCTGCTGGAGCTGCGACGGGTGGAGGAGCAGCTGAATCCGCACATGCTGCGTTTCCAGGAGATCCTGAGCAGCGCCACCAACACCGACTACAACAACAAC acggAGGGCCGAGAGGAGGACCAGCGGCTCATTAACCTGGTGGGGGAGTGCCTGCGTCTGCTGGGGAACACCTTCGTGGCGCTGTCCGACCTGCGTTGTAACCTGTCCAGCAGCACCCCCCGACACCTGCATGTGGTGCGGCCCATGTCCCACTACACAGCCCCCATGGTGGTGCAGCAAGCAGCCATCCCCATACAG ATAAACGTCGGCACCACGGTGACCATGACCGGGAACGGGGCCCGGGCCTCCCAGACGACGGCGCCACCTGCAGGCCCGGAAGAGCAGGCTGCGTCACAGACCACGCCAGGCGAGATGGGAGCGGCTACCCCTTCACCTGCTGGGGTGAGCCCCGAAGGCCAGGGCCCAGCTCCCAGCCAGGCTTCCCACCCACGGGTGATCCGCATCACGCACCAGACCGTGGAGCCTCTGATGATGATGCACATGAACCTCCAGG ATTCCAGTTCACCCTCTGGTGGCACCGGATCTGCTCCCTCGGGGACCACGGGGCATG GTGGGGCAGCTTCTGTGCAGATGCCCAGCCTGCCCCCGGAGTTCATGCAGGCCATCTCCCACCAGATTACGCAGCAGGCCCTGGCAGCTGCAGCCTCCGCTGCcacag GTCAGCAGGTCCCCAACTTCCAGGCTGGGCCCACCCGGGTGGTCTTCTCTCGGCCACCCCCTCCAAATGTACGCCATGGCCATCCGCCCGGGGCCCCCCAGCCCCCAGGAGCTGCG GCGGCCGGCGTGGGTGGCAATGCCTCCCTGGCGCAGATGATCAGTGGTCTGGTGGGGCAGCTTCTCATGCAGCCAGTGCTAGTCG CTCAAGGTGCCAGCTCCTCTTCATCGCCTTCCTcgtccttttcctcctcctcctcctcctcgaccTCCAGCCAGCCCACGACCTCCACCTCTGTGACTTCCACAGAcaccagcagcagcggcagtgacACCACTCCTCCTAGCGCCCCCCTGCTGCCTCCACCTTCTGCCGAGCTTCAGTTCTCCCAGCTGCTGGGGAACATCCTGGGAGCGGCCGGCTCGGGCATGGCCGGCGTGGCCGGCATGGGGGCCCCCACCATCACCGTGGCCATGCCTGGTGCCCCCGCCTTTCTTCAGGGTATGACTGAATTCTTACAG GGAGCTCAGACTGTGCTGACACCtcagcccccaccaccaccaccacctcctcctcccccccctccaccgcTTCCGCCACAGAACGATGCGGCACCTccatcccagcagcagcagccgccgcctCCGCCACTCACGGCGGCCCCTGCTTccacactgcagcagcagcagccgccgccgccAGCTCCACGTGTGGAGCGAGGAGGCCCCGCTGACACCCTGGCCCCCGAGTTCTTCACCAGCGTGGTGCAAGGGGTCCTCTCTTCCATGATGGGCTCACTGAGTGCCCAGCAGGGCAGCACGGAGAGCATCGCCGACTTCATCCAGCGGCTCAGCGGCTCCAGTAACATCTTTGAGCCGGGCGCTGACGGAGCCCTGG GCTTCTTCGGAGACCTGCTGTCGCTCATCTGTCAGAACTTCTCCATGGTGGACATGGTGATGTTACTGCATGGTCAGTTCCAGCCGCTGCAGCGCATCCAGCCACAGCTGAACCGCTTCTTCCGGGAGGAGTTCCTGCACAACCAGGAGCCTACCGAACAGAACACGCGT GCAGCCACCGCTAACCTGATCAGTGGATTGGAAGAGTACATCCGGGAGAGTTTT GCCTCCGTCCAAGTGCGGGAAGGGGTGGACATCACCCGATCgaacctggagttcctgcaggatctctttCACCGTCTTGCCACACACATCCTGCACTGTACAG ACGTCACCTTCGGCCATCGGCTACTGGAGCTCTGTAACCAGGGCCTGTTTGAATGCCTGGCCCTGAACCTGTACTGCCTGCGTGGGGAGCAGGCTGCACTAACAGCGGTGATCAGTGACAGGATT AGGCGGATGTCAGCGGATGTTAACCCCTCGCTAGTGAACTGGCTGACCACCATGATGGGGCTGAGGCTACACGAGGTCCTGGAGCATATGCCGGTGACAGAGGAGCAGATCCTTCACTACGTACGGAGAACAAGTGAGAGCCAAGAG CTTCCAGTGCAGGATGAACAAATGGAGGAGCATCCAGCAGAGCTCACCATGGAGGAAACAGAG AGGGAAAACTCTTCAGCGTCGCCAGCCCCGGCCACCACAGCAGAGGAAGCCATGTgcgcccagcagcagcagcctgtgcCTCTGGAGGTGGAGAGACCCCTGCGGGAGGAGGCCGAAGCAGAACCCTGGGTGGCAGCCGTTCCGCCG GAGTGGGTCCCCGTCATTCGTCAGGATATTCAGAATCAGAGGAAGATGAAGCAGCAGCCCCCGCTCAGCGACGCCTACCTCACTGGCATGCCAGCCAAACGGCGCAAA ACAATGCAGGGAGATGGTCCCCAGCTGTTGCTGTCCGAGGCAGTGAATAAAGCGGCAAAAGCAGCTGGAGCCAAACCAGTGACAAGCGCAGAGAGTTTAACTCAGGATCTGGAGGACCCCGAGGTGCAGGGCAGCTACAGAGAGCAG CTGCGGCTGGATATTCAGAGGAGAGTCCGGGAAGACCCCAGCTACAGCGCACAGAGGTTCCCCAACACGCATCGAGCCTTTGACGAGGACTTCTAG
- the BAG6 gene encoding large proline-rich protein BAG6 isoform X3 translates to MADPENIQVTVKTLDSQTRSFTVEAEITVSEFKEHIAGAVNIPTEKQRLIYQGRVLQDEKKMKEYNVDGKVIHLVERAPPQTQSASGGTSGAGTSASHNGGPRGSGSAVHDRNANSYVMVGTFNLPQSVQQVMSGLGEAAGRNARVTATTGSDGSSVDVHINMEQQAPIQSEPRVRLVMAQRMLRDIQGILSRLEGSGNAPLSETDPRDPETPATEGADSMETGEGGGAPPGEEAAAAATPGAEPAGEGEPGSTTSTETTAPNHPAPSEYCEVLLELRRVEEQLNPHMLRFQEILSSATNTDYNNNTEGREEDQRLINLVGECLRLLGNTFVALSDLRCNLSSSTPRHLHVVRPMSHYTAPMVVQQAAIPIQINVGTTVTMTGNGARASQTTAPPAGPEEQAASQTTPGEMGAATPSPAGVSPEGQGPAPSQASHPRVIRITHQTVEPLMMMHMNLQDSSSPSGGTGSAPSGTTGHGGAASVQMPSLPPEFMQAISHQITQQALAAAASAATGQQVPNFQAGPTRVVFSRPPPPNVRHGHPPGAPQPPGAAAAGVGGNASLAQMISGLVGQLLMQPVLVAQGASSSSSPSSSFSSSSSSSTSSQPTTSTSVTSTDTSSSGSDTTPPSAPLLPPPSAELQFSQLLGNILGAAGSGMAGVAGMGAPTITVAMPGAPAFLQGMTEFLQGAQTVLTPQPPPPPPPPPPPPPPLPPQNDAAPPSQQQQPPPPPLTAAPASTLQQQQPPPPAPRVERGGPADTLAPEFFTSVVQGVLSSMMGSLSAQQGSTESIADFIQRLSGSSNIFEPGADGALGFFGDLLSLICQNFSMVDMVMLLHGQFQPLQRIQPQLNRFFREEFLHNQEPTEQNTRAATANLISGLEEYIRESFASVQVREGVDITRSNLEFLQDLFHRLATHILHCTDVTFGHRLLELCNQGLFECLALNLYCLRGEQAALTAVISDRIRRMSADVNPSLVNWLTTMMGLRLHEVLEHMPVTEEQILHYVRRTSESQELPVQDEQMEEHPAELTMEETERENSSASPAPATTAEEAMCAQQQQPVPLEVERPLREEAEAEPWVAAVPPEWVPVIRQDIQNQRKMKQQPPLSDAYLTGMPAKRRKTMQGDGPQLLLSEAVNKAAKAAGAKPVTSAESLTQDLEDPEVQGSYREQLRLDIQRRVREDPSYSAQRFPNTHRAFDEDF, encoded by the exons ATGGCGGACCCTGAAAATATTCAGGTGACAGTGAAAACTCTGGACTCCCAGACCAGAAGCTTCACGGTGGAGGCGGAG ATCACGGTGAGCGAGTTCAAAGAGCACATTGCAGGAGCGGTGAATATTCCCACAGAGAAACAGCGGCTCATATACCAGGGACGCGTGCTGCAGGATGAGAAGAAGATGAAAGAGTACA ATGTGGATGGTAAAGTTATTCACCTGGTGGAACGGGCGCCCCCTCAGACACAGTCCGCCTCCGGGGGCACATCAGGGGCTGGAACGTCGGCGTCGCACAACGGAGGCCCGCGCGGGTCGGGCTCGGCGGTGCACGACCGGAATGCTAACAGCTACGTCATGGTGGGGACCTTCAACTTACCG CAGTCGGTTCAGCAGGTGATGTCGGGGCTGGGAGAGGCGGCCGGGCGAAACGCACGCGTCACAGCTACCACCGGG AGTGATGGCTCGTCTGTCGATGTCCACATAAACATGGAGCAGCAGGCACCTATCCAG AGCGAGCCCCGGGTGCGGCTGGTGATGGCTCAGCGCATGCTGCGTGATATTCAGGGGATCCTCAGCAGGCTGGAg GGATCTGGAAATGCACCACTGTCTGAGACTGACCCCCGGGACCCTGAGACCCCTGCAACCGAAGGAGCAGATTCCATGGAAACGGGGGAGGGAGGTGGTGCCCCTCccggggaggaggctgctgctgctgccaccccagGGGCAGAACCTGCCGGCGAGGGGGAGCCGGGCAGTACCACCTCAACAGAGACAACAGCACCAAA TCACCCGGCCCCCTCGGAGTACTGCGAGGTGCTGCTGGAGCTGCGACGGGTGGAGGAGCAGCTGAATCCGCACATGCTGCGTTTCCAGGAGATCCTGAGCAGCGCCACCAACACCGACTACAACAACAAC acggAGGGCCGAGAGGAGGACCAGCGGCTCATTAACCTGGTGGGGGAGTGCCTGCGTCTGCTGGGGAACACCTTCGTGGCGCTGTCCGACCTGCGTTGTAACCTGTCCAGCAGCACCCCCCGACACCTGCATGTGGTGCGGCCCATGTCCCACTACACAGCCCCCATGGTGGTGCAGCAAGCAGCCATCCCCATACAG ATAAACGTCGGCACCACGGTGACCATGACCGGGAACGGGGCCCGGGCCTCCCAGACGACGGCGCCACCTGCAGGCCCGGAAGAGCAGGCTGCGTCACAGACCACGCCAGGCGAGATGGGAGCGGCTACCCCTTCACCTGCTGGGGTGAGCCCCGAAGGCCAGGGCCCAGCTCCCAGCCAGGCTTCCCACCCACGGGTGATCCGCATCACGCACCAGACCGTGGAGCCTCTGATGATGATGCACATGAACCTCCAGG ATTCCAGTTCACCCTCTGGTGGCACCGGATCTGCTCCCTCGGGGACCACGGGGCATG GTGGGGCAGCTTCTGTGCAGATGCCCAGCCTGCCCCCGGAGTTCATGCAGGCCATCTCCCACCAGATTACGCAGCAGGCCCTGGCAGCTGCAGCCTCCGCTGCcacag GTCAGCAGGTCCCCAACTTCCAGGCTGGGCCCACCCGGGTGGTCTTCTCTCGGCCACCCCCTCCAAATGTACGCCATGGCCATCCGCCCGGGGCCCCCCAGCCCCCAGGAGCTGCG GCGGCCGGCGTGGGTGGCAATGCCTCCCTGGCGCAGATGATCAGTGGTCTGGTGGGGCAGCTTCTCATGCAGCCAGTGCTAGTCG CTCAAGGTGCCAGCTCCTCTTCATCGCCTTCCTcgtccttttcctcctcctcctcctcctcgaccTCCAGCCAGCCCACGACCTCCACCTCTGTGACTTCCACAGAcaccagcagcagcggcagtgacACCACTCCTCCTAGCGCCCCCCTGCTGCCTCCACCTTCTGCCGAGCTTCAGTTCTCCCAGCTGCTGGGGAACATCCTGGGAGCGGCCGGCTCGGGCATGGCCGGCGTGGCCGGCATGGGGGCCCCCACCATCACCGTGGCCATGCCTGGTGCCCCCGCCTTTCTTCAGGGTATGACTGAATTCTTACAG GGAGCTCAGACTGTGCTGACACCtcagcccccaccaccaccaccacctcctcctcccccccctccaccgcTTCCGCCACAGAACGATGCGGCACCTccatcccagcagcagcagccgccgcctCCGCCACTCACGGCGGCCCCTGCTTccacactgcagcagcagcagccgccgccgccAGCTCCACGTGTGGAGCGAGGAGGCCCCGCTGACACCCTGGCCCCCGAGTTCTTCACCAGCGTGGTGCAAGGGGTCCTCTCTTCCATGATGGGCTCACTGAGTGCCCAGCAGGGCAGCACGGAGAGCATCGCCGACTTCATCCAGCGGCTCAGCGGCTCCAGTAACATCTTTGAGCCGGGCGCTGACGGAGCCCTGG GCTTCTTCGGAGACCTGCTGTCGCTCATCTGTCAGAACTTCTCCATGGTGGACATGGTGATGTTACTGCATGGTCAGTTCCAGCCGCTGCAGCGCATCCAGCCACAGCTGAACCGCTTCTTCCGGGAGGAGTTCCTGCACAACCAGGAGCCTACCGAACAGAACACGCGT GCAGCCACCGCTAACCTGATCAGTGGATTGGAAGAGTACATCCGGGAGAGTTTT GCCTCCGTCCAAGTGCGGGAAGGGGTGGACATCACCCGATCgaacctggagttcctgcaggatctctttCACCGTCTTGCCACACACATCCTGCACTGTACAG ACGTCACCTTCGGCCATCGGCTACTGGAGCTCTGTAACCAGGGCCTGTTTGAATGCCTGGCCCTGAACCTGTACTGCCTGCGTGGGGAGCAGGCTGCACTAACAGCGGTGATCAGTGACAGGATT AGGCGGATGTCAGCGGATGTTAACCCCTCGCTAGTGAACTGGCTGACCACCATGATGGGGCTGAGGCTACACGAGGTCCTGGAGCATATGCCGGTGACAGAGGAGCAGATCCTTCACTACGTACGGAGAACAAGTGAGAGCCAAGAG CTTCCAGTGCAGGATGAACAAATGGAGGAGCATCCAGCAGAGCTCACCATGGAGGAAACAGAG AGGGAAAACTCTTCAGCGTCGCCAGCCCCGGCCACCACAGCAGAGGAAGCCATGTgcgcccagcagcagcagcctgtgcCTCTGGAGGTGGAGAGACCCCTGCGGGAGGAGGCCGAAGCAGAACCCTGGGTGGCAGCCGTTCCGCCG GAGTGGGTCCCCGTCATTCGTCAGGATATTCAGAATCAGAGGAAGATGAAGCAGCAGCCCCCGCTCAGCGACGCCTACCTCACTGGCATGCCAGCCAAACGGCGCAAA ACAATGCAGGGAGATGGTCCCCAGCTGTTGCTGTCCGAGGCAGTGAATAAAGCGGCAAAAGCAGCTGGAGCCAAACCAGTGACAAGCGCAGAGAGTTTAACTCAGGATCTGGAGGACCCCGAGGTGCAGGGCAGCTACAGAGAGCAG CTGCGGCTGGATATTCAGAGGAGAGTCCGGGAAGACCCCAGCTACAGCGCACAGAGGTTCCCCAACACGCATCGAGCCTTTGACGAGGACTTCTAG
- the BAG6 gene encoding large proline-rich protein BAG6 isoform X1 — translation MGSVCMRICPVFLAGDWEGAGELAHSAMADPENIQVTVKTLDSQTRSFTVEAEITVSEFKEHIAGAVNIPTEKQRLIYQGRVLQDEKKMKEYNVDGKVIHLVERAPPQTQSASGGTSGAGTSASHNGGPRGSGSAVHDRNANSYVMVGTFNLPQSVQQVMSGLGEAAGRNARVTATTGSDGSSVDVHINMEQQAPIQSEPRVRLVMAQRMLRDIQGILSRLEGSGNAPLSETDPRDPETPATEGADSMETGEGGGAPPGEEAAAAATPGAEPAGEGEPGSTTSTETTAPNHPAPSEYCEVLLELRRVEEQLNPHMLRFQEILSSATNTDYNNNTEGREEDQRLINLVGECLRLLGNTFVALSDLRCNLSSSTPRHLHVVRPMSHYTAPMVVQQAAIPIQINVGTTVTMTGNGARASQTTAPPAGPEEQAASQTTPGEMGAATPSPAGVSPEGQGPAPSQASHPRVIRITHQTVEPLMMMHMNLQDSSSPSGGTGSAPSGTTGHGGAASVQMPSLPPEFMQAISHQITQQALAAAASAATGQQVPNFQAGPTRVVFSRPPPPNVRHGHPPGAPQPPGAAAAGVGGNASLAQMISGLVGQLLMQPVLVAQGASSSSSPSSSFSSSSSSSTSSQPTTSTSVTSTDTSSSGSDTTPPSAPLLPPPSAELQFSQLLGNILGAAGSGMAGVAGMGAPTITVAMPGAPAFLQGMTEFLQGAQTVLTPQPPPPPPPPPPPPPPLPPQNDAAPPSQQQQPPPPPLTAAPASTLQQQQPPPPAPRVERGGPADTLAPEFFTSVVQGVLSSMMGSLSAQQGSTESIADFIQRLSGSSNIFEPGADGALGFFGDLLSLICQNFSMVDMVMLLHGQFQPLQRIQPQLNRFFREEFLHNQEPTEQNTRAATANLISGLEEYIRESFASVQVREGVDITRSNLEFLQDLFHRLATHILHCTDVTFGHRLLELCNQGLFECLALNLYCLRGEQAALTAVISDRIRRMSADVNPSLVNWLTTMMGLRLHEVLEHMPVTEEQILHYVRRTSESQELPVQDEQMEEHPAELTMEETERENSSASPAPATTAEEAMCAQQQQPVPLEVERPLREEAEAEPWVAAVPPEWVPVIRQDIQNQRKMKQQPPLSDAYLTGMPAKRRKTMQGDGPQLLLSEAVNKAAKAAGAKPVTSAESLTQDLEDPEVQGSYREQLRLDIQRRVREDPSYSAQRFPNTHRAFDEDF, via the exons ATGGGCTCGGTGTGCATGCGTATCTGCCCCGTTTTTTTAGCAGGTGACTGG gaaggagcaggagagcTTGCGCACTCAGCCATGGCGGACCCTGAAAATATTCAGGTGACAGTGAAAACTCTGGACTCCCAGACCAGAAGCTTCACGGTGGAGGCGGAG ATCACGGTGAGCGAGTTCAAAGAGCACATTGCAGGAGCGGTGAATATTCCCACAGAGAAACAGCGGCTCATATACCAGGGACGCGTGCTGCAGGATGAGAAGAAGATGAAAGAGTACA ATGTGGATGGTAAAGTTATTCACCTGGTGGAACGGGCGCCCCCTCAGACACAGTCCGCCTCCGGGGGCACATCAGGGGCTGGAACGTCGGCGTCGCACAACGGAGGCCCGCGCGGGTCGGGCTCGGCGGTGCACGACCGGAATGCTAACAGCTACGTCATGGTGGGGACCTTCAACTTACCG CAGTCGGTTCAGCAGGTGATGTCGGGGCTGGGAGAGGCGGCCGGGCGAAACGCACGCGTCACAGCTACCACCGGG AGTGATGGCTCGTCTGTCGATGTCCACATAAACATGGAGCAGCAGGCACCTATCCAG AGCGAGCCCCGGGTGCGGCTGGTGATGGCTCAGCGCATGCTGCGTGATATTCAGGGGATCCTCAGCAGGCTGGAg GGATCTGGAAATGCACCACTGTCTGAGACTGACCCCCGGGACCCTGAGACCCCTGCAACCGAAGGAGCAGATTCCATGGAAACGGGGGAGGGAGGTGGTGCCCCTCccggggaggaggctgctgctgctgccaccccagGGGCAGAACCTGCCGGCGAGGGGGAGCCGGGCAGTACCACCTCAACAGAGACAACAGCACCAAA TCACCCGGCCCCCTCGGAGTACTGCGAGGTGCTGCTGGAGCTGCGACGGGTGGAGGAGCAGCTGAATCCGCACATGCTGCGTTTCCAGGAGATCCTGAGCAGCGCCACCAACACCGACTACAACAACAAC acggAGGGCCGAGAGGAGGACCAGCGGCTCATTAACCTGGTGGGGGAGTGCCTGCGTCTGCTGGGGAACACCTTCGTGGCGCTGTCCGACCTGCGTTGTAACCTGTCCAGCAGCACCCCCCGACACCTGCATGTGGTGCGGCCCATGTCCCACTACACAGCCCCCATGGTGGTGCAGCAAGCAGCCATCCCCATACAG ATAAACGTCGGCACCACGGTGACCATGACCGGGAACGGGGCCCGGGCCTCCCAGACGACGGCGCCACCTGCAGGCCCGGAAGAGCAGGCTGCGTCACAGACCACGCCAGGCGAGATGGGAGCGGCTACCCCTTCACCTGCTGGGGTGAGCCCCGAAGGCCAGGGCCCAGCTCCCAGCCAGGCTTCCCACCCACGGGTGATCCGCATCACGCACCAGACCGTGGAGCCTCTGATGATGATGCACATGAACCTCCAGG ATTCCAGTTCACCCTCTGGTGGCACCGGATCTGCTCCCTCGGGGACCACGGGGCATG GTGGGGCAGCTTCTGTGCAGATGCCCAGCCTGCCCCCGGAGTTCATGCAGGCCATCTCCCACCAGATTACGCAGCAGGCCCTGGCAGCTGCAGCCTCCGCTGCcacag GTCAGCAGGTCCCCAACTTCCAGGCTGGGCCCACCCGGGTGGTCTTCTCTCGGCCACCCCCTCCAAATGTACGCCATGGCCATCCGCCCGGGGCCCCCCAGCCCCCAGGAGCTGCG GCGGCCGGCGTGGGTGGCAATGCCTCCCTGGCGCAGATGATCAGTGGTCTGGTGGGGCAGCTTCTCATGCAGCCAGTGCTAGTCG CTCAAGGTGCCAGCTCCTCTTCATCGCCTTCCTcgtccttttcctcctcctcctcctcctcgaccTCCAGCCAGCCCACGACCTCCACCTCTGTGACTTCCACAGAcaccagcagcagcggcagtgacACCACTCCTCCTAGCGCCCCCCTGCTGCCTCCACCTTCTGCCGAGCTTCAGTTCTCCCAGCTGCTGGGGAACATCCTGGGAGCGGCCGGCTCGGGCATGGCCGGCGTGGCCGGCATGGGGGCCCCCACCATCACCGTGGCCATGCCTGGTGCCCCCGCCTTTCTTCAGGGTATGACTGAATTCTTACAG GGAGCTCAGACTGTGCTGACACCtcagcccccaccaccaccaccacctcctcctcccccccctccaccgcTTCCGCCACAGAACGATGCGGCACCTccatcccagcagcagcagccgccgcctCCGCCACTCACGGCGGCCCCTGCTTccacactgcagcagcagcagccgccgccgccAGCTCCACGTGTGGAGCGAGGAGGCCCCGCTGACACCCTGGCCCCCGAGTTCTTCACCAGCGTGGTGCAAGGGGTCCTCTCTTCCATGATGGGCTCACTGAGTGCCCAGCAGGGCAGCACGGAGAGCATCGCCGACTTCATCCAGCGGCTCAGCGGCTCCAGTAACATCTTTGAGCCGGGCGCTGACGGAGCCCTGG GCTTCTTCGGAGACCTGCTGTCGCTCATCTGTCAGAACTTCTCCATGGTGGACATGGTGATGTTACTGCATGGTCAGTTCCAGCCGCTGCAGCGCATCCAGCCACAGCTGAACCGCTTCTTCCGGGAGGAGTTCCTGCACAACCAGGAGCCTACCGAACAGAACACGCGT GCAGCCACCGCTAACCTGATCAGTGGATTGGAAGAGTACATCCGGGAGAGTTTT GCCTCCGTCCAAGTGCGGGAAGGGGTGGACATCACCCGATCgaacctggagttcctgcaggatctctttCACCGTCTTGCCACACACATCCTGCACTGTACAG ACGTCACCTTCGGCCATCGGCTACTGGAGCTCTGTAACCAGGGCCTGTTTGAATGCCTGGCCCTGAACCTGTACTGCCTGCGTGGGGAGCAGGCTGCACTAACAGCGGTGATCAGTGACAGGATT AGGCGGATGTCAGCGGATGTTAACCCCTCGCTAGTGAACTGGCTGACCACCATGATGGGGCTGAGGCTACACGAGGTCCTGGAGCATATGCCGGTGACAGAGGAGCAGATCCTTCACTACGTACGGAGAACAAGTGAGAGCCAAGAG CTTCCAGTGCAGGATGAACAAATGGAGGAGCATCCAGCAGAGCTCACCATGGAGGAAACAGAG AGGGAAAACTCTTCAGCGTCGCCAGCCCCGGCCACCACAGCAGAGGAAGCCATGTgcgcccagcagcagcagcctgtgcCTCTGGAGGTGGAGAGACCCCTGCGGGAGGAGGCCGAAGCAGAACCCTGGGTGGCAGCCGTTCCGCCG GAGTGGGTCCCCGTCATTCGTCAGGATATTCAGAATCAGAGGAAGATGAAGCAGCAGCCCCCGCTCAGCGACGCCTACCTCACTGGCATGCCAGCCAAACGGCGCAAA ACAATGCAGGGAGATGGTCCCCAGCTGTTGCTGTCCGAGGCAGTGAATAAAGCGGCAAAAGCAGCTGGAGCCAAACCAGTGACAAGCGCAGAGAGTTTAACTCAGGATCTGGAGGACCCCGAGGTGCAGGGCAGCTACAGAGAGCAG CTGCGGCTGGATATTCAGAGGAGAGTCCGGGAAGACCCCAGCTACAGCGCACAGAGGTTCCCCAACACGCATCGAGCCTTTGACGAGGACTTCTAG